The proteins below come from a single Leptidea sinapis chromosome 20, ilLepSina1.1, whole genome shotgun sequence genomic window:
- the LOC126970225 gene encoding sperm-associated antigen 6-like isoform X3: MTTHDLHACTAAFAVPQALQQYYIKIELLRPLLSDACSTVRQCAVVAAARLAEHDEAVAKQLLSGGMVTTTLENLNKYNVYYKRSALYLLRAVAKHNEELASAIVRLGALEHIVSCLEDFDTQVKENAAWALGYIGKHSEHLAGLVVDAGTLPLLVLAFQEPEMSLKQIAAGALVDLAQHKPEAVVDAGAIPHLVRGLENQDPKLKRSTLCALGAVASAQPELAEATVAGGALPPALLHTGHDSAPVRRAAACLIRDIVKHSVDLAQLVVNTGGCGPLVDLLCEETSADGTRVPACLALGYIAGQNDQLAMAVIEAKAVVMLSEILYMTNAEEADICAAAWTLGHISKHSPQHSLAVAVANVFPRLLQLYTSPKSSGEVKARTSCALKQGLQCCLHRPALEPLLHAAPACILKYVLAQYAKILPNDARARRLFVTTGALKRVQEIDTVPGTSLKEYIYIINSCFPEEIVRYYSPGYSDSLLDRVEAYTPQIPELFTDRVPSDCQSEVTIENAN; the protein is encoded by the exons AGCTATTACGACCGCTACTGTCAGACGCTTGCAGCACAGTGCGGCAGTGTGCGGTGGTAGCAGCCGCGCGTCTGGCCGAACACGACGAGGCTGTAGCCAAGCAGTTGCTCAGTGGAGGCATGGTCACTACGACGTTGGAGAATCTAAATAAgtacaat GTGTACTACAAACGATCCGCCCTGTATCTTTTGCGAGCAGTTGCCAA GCACAACGAAGAATTGGCTTCCGCTATCGTTCGCTTGGGTGCTTTAGAACATATTGTATCGTGCTTGGAAGATTTTGATACGCAG GTAAAAGAGAATGCTGCATGGGCGTTGGGATATATCGGAAAGCACAGTGAGCATTTAGCTGGATTGGTTGTGGACGCAGGGACGCTTCCTTTGCTCGTGTTAGCATTTCAAGAGCCAGAAATGAGCTTGAAGCAG ATTGCTGCCGGGGCACTTGTAGACCTGGCGCAACATAAGCCTGAGGCCGTGGTAGACGCTGGTGCCATTCCCCATCTAGTGCGAGGCCTAGAAAATCAAGATCCCAAGTTGAAG CGAAGCACACTGTGCGCCTTGGGCGCAGTGGCCAGTGCTCAGCCCGAGCTGGCTGAAGCGACGGTCGCGGGCGGGGCTCTGCCCCCAGCCCTGCTGCACACGGGCCACGACTCGGCGCCCGTCCGACGAGCAGCCGCCTGTTTGATACGGGACATTGTCAAACATTCAGTGGAT CTAGCTCAACTAGTCGTAAACACCGGCGGGTGCGGCCCGTTGGTAGATCTGCTCTGCGAGGAGACGTCTGCGGATGGCACTCGTGTTCCTGCTTGCTTGGCCCTTGGCTACATAGCAGGTCAAAATGATCAACTTGCCATGGCCGTTATTGAGGCAAAA GCAGTGGTCATGTTATCAGAAATACTCTACATGACCAATGCAGAAGAAGCAGATATTTGTGCTGCAGCGTGGACCCTAGGCCATATTTCAAAGCACTCACCGCAGCACAGTCTGGCAGTAGCTGTTGCAAATGTTTTTCCGAGATTGCTGCag TTATATACAAGTCCAAAATCATCAGGAGAGGTGAAAGCTCGAACATCATGTGCTTTAAAACAAGGTCTGCAGTGTTGCTTACATAGACCAGCTTTAGAACCCTTACTCCATGCAGCACCAGCCTGTATCTTGAAGTATGTATTGGCACAGTATGCAAAG ATTCTACCAAATGATGCAAGAGCCAGAAGACTATTTGTTACTACAGGCGCACTAAAAAGAGTACAAGAAATCGATACAGTTCCGGGCACGTCATTAAAagaatacatatatattattaatagttgTTTCCCAGAAGAAATAGTAAG ATATTATTCTCCTGGATACTCCGATTCACTGTTAGACAGGGTTGAGGCTTACACCCCTcaa ATACCTGAATTATTTACAGATAGAGTCCCTAGCGACTGTCAAAGTGAAGTAACTATAGAAAATGCCAATTGA
- the LOC126970225 gene encoding sperm-associated antigen 6-like isoform X2 produces the protein MSHAMSSPRNIQLVFETYQKARLVFVQTMAELATRSTNVKCLESAGVLELLRPLLSDACSTVRQCAVVAAARLAEHDEAVAKQLLSGGMVTTTLENLNKYNVYYKRSALYLLRAVAKHNEELASAIVRLGALEHIVSCLEDFDTQVKENAAWALGYIGKHSEHLAGLVVDAGTLPLLVLAFQEPEMSLKQIAAGALVDLAQHKPEAVVDAGAIPHLVRGLENQDPKLKRSTLCALGAVASAQPELAEATVAGGALPPALLHTGHDSAPVRRAAACLIRDIVKHSVDLAQLVVNTGGCGPLVDLLCEETSADGTRVPACLALGYIAGQNDQLAMAVIEAKAVVMLSEILYMTNAEEADICAAAWTLGHISKHSPQHSLAVAVANVFPRLLQLYTSPKSSGEVKARTSCALKQGLQCCLHRPALEPLLHAAPACILKYVLAQYAKILPNDARARRLFVTTGALKRVQEIDTVPGTSLKEYIYIINSCFPEEIVRYYSPGYSDSLLDRVEAYTPQIPELFTDRVPSDCQSEVTIENAN, from the exons AGCTATTACGACCGCTACTGTCAGACGCTTGCAGCACAGTGCGGCAGTGTGCGGTGGTAGCAGCCGCGCGTCTGGCCGAACACGACGAGGCTGTAGCCAAGCAGTTGCTCAGTGGAGGCATGGTCACTACGACGTTGGAGAATCTAAATAAgtacaat GTGTACTACAAACGATCCGCCCTGTATCTTTTGCGAGCAGTTGCCAA GCACAACGAAGAATTGGCTTCCGCTATCGTTCGCTTGGGTGCTTTAGAACATATTGTATCGTGCTTGGAAGATTTTGATACGCAG GTAAAAGAGAATGCTGCATGGGCGTTGGGATATATCGGAAAGCACAGTGAGCATTTAGCTGGATTGGTTGTGGACGCAGGGACGCTTCCTTTGCTCGTGTTAGCATTTCAAGAGCCAGAAATGAGCTTGAAGCAG ATTGCTGCCGGGGCACTTGTAGACCTGGCGCAACATAAGCCTGAGGCCGTGGTAGACGCTGGTGCCATTCCCCATCTAGTGCGAGGCCTAGAAAATCAAGATCCCAAGTTGAAG CGAAGCACACTGTGCGCCTTGGGCGCAGTGGCCAGTGCTCAGCCCGAGCTGGCTGAAGCGACGGTCGCGGGCGGGGCTCTGCCCCCAGCCCTGCTGCACACGGGCCACGACTCGGCGCCCGTCCGACGAGCAGCCGCCTGTTTGATACGGGACATTGTCAAACATTCAGTGGAT CTAGCTCAACTAGTCGTAAACACCGGCGGGTGCGGCCCGTTGGTAGATCTGCTCTGCGAGGAGACGTCTGCGGATGGCACTCGTGTTCCTGCTTGCTTGGCCCTTGGCTACATAGCAGGTCAAAATGATCAACTTGCCATGGCCGTTATTGAGGCAAAA GCAGTGGTCATGTTATCAGAAATACTCTACATGACCAATGCAGAAGAAGCAGATATTTGTGCTGCAGCGTGGACCCTAGGCCATATTTCAAAGCACTCACCGCAGCACAGTCTGGCAGTAGCTGTTGCAAATGTTTTTCCGAGATTGCTGCag TTATATACAAGTCCAAAATCATCAGGAGAGGTGAAAGCTCGAACATCATGTGCTTTAAAACAAGGTCTGCAGTGTTGCTTACATAGACCAGCTTTAGAACCCTTACTCCATGCAGCACCAGCCTGTATCTTGAAGTATGTATTGGCACAGTATGCAAAG ATTCTACCAAATGATGCAAGAGCCAGAAGACTATTTGTTACTACAGGCGCACTAAAAAGAGTACAAGAAATCGATACAGTTCCGGGCACGTCATTAAAagaatacatatatattattaatagttgTTTCCCAGAAGAAATAGTAAG ATATTATTCTCCTGGATACTCCGATTCACTGTTAGACAGGGTTGAGGCTTACACCCCTcaa ATACCTGAATTATTTACAGATAGAGTCCCTAGCGACTGTCAAAGTGAAGTAACTATAGAAAATGCCAATTGA
- the LOC126970227 gene encoding DNA-directed RNA polymerase III subunit RPC7, with amino-acid sequence MAGRGRGRGSTVSLTHEQLQALGITRGENTTQVLAPPPLFPKLENKPLPLNCDAAIDYMLIVKDQFLEYLHESPAYVKAYKKTDGIERYSDKYKLLALDDKGRRLLDCVWNNMPPELRPQAGSVRSTLRKRRLDDPKDIEKRLKLLEKKESQEDTMEVVDTNTSTAQIPKNEDDIDEDLEDEEEQEDEIDDGTDYANNYFDNGESYEDEDDNLDDGPVY; translated from the coding sequence ATGGCAGGTAGAGGCAGAGGACGAGGAAGTACTGTCTCCCTAACACATGAACAACTTCAAGCCCTAGGAATTACGCGAGGTGAAAACACAACTCAAGTCCTTGCTCCGCCGCCGTTGTTTCCCAAACTAGAAAATAAACCTTTGCCATTAAACTGTGATGCAGCTATTGATTATATGTTGATCGTAAAAGACCAATTTTTAGAATATCTACACGAGTCCCCTGCTTATGTAAAGGCCTATAAAAAAACTGACGGCATTGAACGGTACTCTGACAAGTATAAACTTCTTGCTCTGGATGATAAAGGTAGGCGTTTACTTGATTGTGTTTGGAACAATATGCCGCCAGAACTGAGACCACAGGCCGGTTCTGTTAGGTCAACCCTACGGAAACGTAGATTAGATGATCCAAAAGATATAGAAAAGCGATTGAAACTATTAGAGAAGAAGGAGAGCCAAGAAGACACTATGGAAGTAGTTGATACAAATACTAGCACAGCTCAGATTCCTAAGAATGAGGATGACATTGATGAGGACCTTGAAGATGAAGAGGAACAAGAGGATGAGATTGATGATGGAACAGATTATGCTAACAATTACTTTGATAATGGTGAATCATATGAAGATGAGGATGACAATTTGGATGATGGTCCTGTCTACTAA
- the LOC126970110 gene encoding 60S ribosomal protein L14: MPFARYVEPGRVALVADGPLKGKLVGVVDVINQTRALVDGPGSGVPRQQIRLNQLHLTKFRLKYPFTAPTRVVRKAWEDEKLNEKWEQSQWAQKLANKAKRATMTDYDRFKLQSARVKRNRARTVVFKSMKDKAARSGAFGKRNIPKSKPKTPRTKKTPAAKKPAKK; this comes from the coding sequence ATGCCCTTCGCCCGTTACGTAGAGCCGGGGCGTGTTGCCCTGGTAGCAGACGGACCGTTGAAAGGAAAACTTGTTGGTGTGGTTGATGTCATTAACCAAACTCGTGCACTAGTGGATGGACCAGGCAGCGGCGTTCCAAGGCAACAAATCCGCCTAAACCAACTGCATCTTACAAAATTCCGTCTCAAGTATCCATTCACTGCTCCTACACGTGTTGTGAGGAAAGCATGGGAAGATGAGAAACTAAATGAAAAGTGGGAACAAAGCCAATGGGCACAAAAGCTGGCTAATAAAGCGAAACGCGCTACTATGACTGACTATGACAGGTTTAAATTACAATCAGCGCGTGTTAAAAGAAATCGTGCCAGAACTGTTGTATTCAAGAGCATGAAAGACAAAGCAGCAAGATCAGGCGCTTTTGGTAAGAGGAATATCCCTAAAAGCAAACCCAAAACACCACGCACGAAGAAAACACCAGCCGCGAAGAAACCAGCCAAGAAGTAA